A region of Dioscorea cayenensis subsp. rotundata cultivar TDr96_F1 chromosome 5, TDr96_F1_v2_PseudoChromosome.rev07_lg8_w22 25.fasta, whole genome shotgun sequence DNA encodes the following proteins:
- the LOC120261172 gene encoding ethylene-responsive transcription factor RAP2-4-like isoform X1: MEAMDPLMASSPLSISHQNLIFGSQIQWQPQLQHQHLVSMQMGQRVGFLGPRQQPMKHTGSSLKPGKLYRGVRQRHWGKWVAEIRLPRSRTRLWLGTYDTAENAALAYDNASFKLRGDNAKLNFPKLQNNAALLGSFLHASVNAKLQAICQRMNNSDKSDNSVQAVDSVVTPGESKEESKTESSSSGTDIDCCSLESSSSAPKMEHLDFTEAPWDESVKLCKYPSLEIDWDSLLL, encoded by the coding sequence ATGGAAGCAATGGATCCTTTAATGGCAAGTAGTCCTCTTTCCATTTCTCATCAAAATCTCATCTTTGGTTCTCAAATTCAATGGCAGCCACAATTGCAACACCAGCACTTGGTTTCAATGCAAATGGGACAAAGGGTAGGCTTTCTTGGCCCCAGACAGCAGCCCATGAAGCACACCGGCTCTTCGTTGAAGCCTGGGAAGCTCTACCGGGGTGTCCGGCAGCGTCACTGGGGGAAATGGGTGGCAGAAATACGGTTGCCACGCAGCAGAACACGCCTTTGGCTTGGCACCTATGACACAGCTGAGAATGCTGCCTTGGCCTATGACAATGCCTCCTTTAAGCTCAGAGGAGACAATGCAAAGCTCAACTTCCCAAAGCTTCAGAATAATGCAGCCCTTCTGGGTTCATTCCTGCATGCCTCTGTTAACGCCAAGCTGCAAGCCATTTGCCAGAGGATGAACAATTCTGATAAATCTGACAATTCTGTTCAAGCTGTTGATTCTGTGGTGACACCTGGAGAATCAAAAGAGGAATCGAAGACGGAGAGCTCATCGTCAGGTACCGACATCGATTGCTGCTCTTTAGAGTCTTCTTCATCAGCTCCAAAAATGGAGCATTTGGATTTCACTGAGGCTCCATGGGATGAATCAGTCAAGCTGTGCAAGTATCCTTCATTGGAGATTGATTGGGATTCATTACTCTTATGA
- the LOC120261172 gene encoding ethylene-responsive transcription factor RAP2-4-like isoform X2, which produces MESDVSAKTAWRALIGCPPWTSKPQLQHQHLVSMQMGQRVGFLGPRQQPMKHTGSSLKPGKLYRGVRQRHWGKWVAEIRLPRSRTRLWLGTYDTAENAALAYDNASFKLRGDNAKLNFPKLQNNAALLGSFLHASVNAKLQAICQRMNNSDKSDNSVQAVDSVVTPGESKEESKTESSSSGTDIDCCSLESSSSAPKMEHLDFTEAPWDESVKLCKYPSLEIDWDSLLL; this is translated from the exons ATGGAGTCTGATGTCAGCGCAAAGACGGCGTGGCGTGCTTTAATTGGATGTCCACCATGGACTTCTAAG CCACAATTGCAACACCAGCACTTGGTTTCAATGCAAATGGGACAAAGGGTAGGCTTTCTTGGCCCCAGACAGCAGCCCATGAAGCACACCGGCTCTTCGTTGAAGCCTGGGAAGCTCTACCGGGGTGTCCGGCAGCGTCACTGGGGGAAATGGGTGGCAGAAATACGGTTGCCACGCAGCAGAACACGCCTTTGGCTTGGCACCTATGACACAGCTGAGAATGCTGCCTTGGCCTATGACAATGCCTCCTTTAAGCTCAGAGGAGACAATGCAAAGCTCAACTTCCCAAAGCTTCAGAATAATGCAGCCCTTCTGGGTTCATTCCTGCATGCCTCTGTTAACGCCAAGCTGCAAGCCATTTGCCAGAGGATGAACAATTCTGATAAATCTGACAATTCTGTTCAAGCTGTTGATTCTGTGGTGACACCTGGAGAATCAAAAGAGGAATCGAAGACGGAGAGCTCATCGTCAGGTACCGACATCGATTGCTGCTCTTTAGAGTCTTCTTCATCAGCTCCAAAAATGGAGCATTTGGATTTCACTGAGGCTCCATGGGATGAATCAGTCAAGCTGTGCAAGTATCCTTCATTGGAGATTGATTGGGATTCATTACTCTTATGA
- the LOC120261171 gene encoding 3',5'-nucleoside bisphosphate phosphatase-like yields the protein MGDKKKKKSKSKRNPNADHILASRYVHEWFLGGAPGPPLSHDSDEFLPPLPRYKAAERIVFEFHSHSKHSDGFLSPTALVERAHRNGVKVLALTDHDTMAGVSEAVQAGHKFGIKIIPGVEISAIFSSREGSGAEESVHVLAYYGSCGPARYEELERVLSHIRDGRYDRAKNMLLKLRNLKMPIKWENVVKIAGSGVAPGRVHVARAMIEAGYVENLKQAFSRYLYNDGPAYAKGSEPSAEVVVQLICHTGGVAVLAHPWALKDPVSVIKSLKTAGLHAVEVYRSDGKMDEFSDLASIHDLVKIGGSDFHGRGGHDESDLGSVNLSVQTVFQFLKLARPIWCNAATEILLSFAADPSDMNLEHLTRFRKLKIQSGIPTDNNNKDVLSMCLTLWLTSEERETAEIEAIRLKLSDTQCC from the exons ATGggagacaagaagaagaagaagagcaaaagCAAGAGGAACCCTAACGCCGATCATATCCTCGCTTCCAGGTACGTTCACGAGTGGTTCCTTGGTGGTGCTCCTGGCCCTCCTCTTTCCCACGACAGCGATGAATTCCTACCGCCTTTACCCCGTTACAAGGCCGCCGAACGTATCGTTTTCGAGTTTCACTCCCACTCCAAGCATAGTGACGGGTTTCTCTCCCCCACTGCCCTCGTTGAGCGCGCCCATCGTAACGGG GTGAAAGTACTTGCTCTAACAGACCATGATACAATGGCTGGTGTATCTGAAGCTGTTCAAGCTGGTCATAAATTTGGAATTAAGATAATTCCAGGTGTTGAAATAAGTGCAATTTTTTCTTCAAG GGAAGGTTCTGGGGCTGAGGAATCTGTTCATGTACTTGCATACTATGGAAGCTGTGGGCCTGCAAGATATGAGGAACTTGAGAGAGTATTATCTCATATTAGAGATGGTCGATATGACCGTGCGAAGAATATGCTGTTGAAATTAAGAAACTTAAAAATGCCTATTAAATGGGAGAATGTTGTGAAGATAGCAGGCAGTGGAGTGGCTCCAGGAAGGGTTCATGTTGCTCGGGCTATGATTGAAGCTGGCTATGTAGAGAACTTAAAGCAAGCCTTCAGCAGATATCTGTATAATGATGGACCTGCTTATGCCAA GGGAAGCGAACCATCAGCAGAGGTagtggttcagttgatttgccATACTGGTGGGGTTGCAGTTTTGGCCCATCCATGGGCATTGAAAGATCCAGTTTCTGTTATTAAGAGTTTGAAAACTGCTGGTCTTCATGCTGTGGAGGTTTATAGAAGTGATGGAAAAATGGATG AATTCAGCGATTTGGCCAGTATTCATGACCTTGTAAAAATTGGAGGGTCAGATTTTCATGGAAGAGGTGGACATGATGAATCTGATCTGGGCAGTGTTAATCTTTCTGTTCAAACAGTTTTTCAGTTTTTGAAGCTTGCTCGGCCTATTTGGTGCAATGCAGCAACAGAGATCCTGCTTAGTTTTGCTGCAGACCCATCGGATATGAATCTAGAGCACCTTACCAGATTCAGAAAACTAAAGATTCAGAgtgggattccaactgataacaACAATAAGGATGTTCTAAGCATGTGTCTAACTTTATGGCTAACCAGTGAAGAGAGGGAAACTGCTGAGATTGAGGCCATCAGGCTGAAGCTTTCAGATACACAGTGTTGTTAG
- the LOC120262311 gene encoding LOW QUALITY PROTEIN: lipoyl synthase, mitochondrial-like (The sequence of the model RefSeq protein was modified relative to this genomic sequence to represent the inferred CDS: deleted 1 base in 1 codon) has translation MQRRGLISITKSLVHPKSPIHLYRSISSTATLLQTLDSSPSPQSPSPPAPPRTLAELRRRLAADSPALTDFVYSVEVGTKKKPLPKPKWMKETIPGGAKYAAIKAKLRELKLHTVCEEAKCPNLGECWSGGETGTATATIMILGDTCTRGCRFCNVKTSRTPPPPDPNEPSNVAEAIASWGLEYVVITSVDRDDLLDQGSGHFAETVQKLKILKPKMLIEALVPDFRGDPSCVEKVATSGLDVFAHNIETVEELQGSVRDHRANFKQSIDVLKMAKDFAPAGTLTKTSIMLGCGETPGQIISTMEKVRAAGVDVMTFGQYMRPSKRHMPVSEYVTPEAFDKYQSLGMEMGFRYVASGPMVRSSYKAGEFYIKSMIEADRAASSSHSEP, from the exons ATGCAACGCCGAGGTCTCATCTCGATCACCAAATCCCTAGTCCACCCGAAATCCCCAATTCATCTTTATCGATCCATCTCTTCCACGGCGACCCTTCTTCAAACCCTAGAT TCGTCGCCCTCTCCTCAATCTCCATCTCCGCCTGCTCCGCCGCGAACCCTCGCTGAGCTCCGTCGTCGCCTCGCTGCTGACTCTCCCGCGCTTACCGACTTCGTCTATTCCGTTGAGGTCGGAACGAAGAAGAAGCCCTTGCCTAAACCCAAATGGATGAAGGAGACCATCCCTGGTGGTGCCAAGTATGCGGCCATCAAGGCCAAGCTCAGGGAGCTCAAGCTTCATACTGTTTGCGAGGAAGCGAAGTGTCCTAACCTCGGTGAGTGCTGGTCTGGTGGCGAGACTGGCACGGCCACGGCGACGATTATGATTCTTGGGGATACGTGTACGCGAGGTTGCAG GTTTTGCAATGTGAAGACATCAAGAACTCCTCCCCCACCAGATCCCAATGAACCCTCAAATGTTGCTGAAGCAATTGCCTCATGGGGTCTGGAATATGTCGTGATTACCAGTGTTGATCGAGATGACTTACTTGATCAAGGAAGTGGTCATTTTGCAGAGACAGTGCAGAAACTGAAGATTTTAAAGCCAAAGATGCTAATTGAAGCACTTG TTCCTGATTTTCGAGGAGATCCTAGCTGTGTTGAGAAAGTTGCCACTTCTGGATTAGATGTCTTTGCTCACAACATTGAGACTGTCGAAGAACTGCAGGGTTCAGTGCGAGATCACCGTGCTAATTTTAAGCAATCAATTGATGTTCTTAAGATGGCAAAAGATTTTGCTCCTGCTGGTACTCTTACAAAGACCTCAATAATGTTGGGTTGTGGCGAAACACCTGGTCAGATAATTAGCACAATGGAGAAAGTGAGAGCAGCTGGTGTTGATGTCATGACCTTTGGTCAGTACATGAGGCCTTCAAAGCGGCATATGCCTGTTTCAGAATATGTGACACCTGAAGCTTTTGACAAGTATCAATCTCTTGGCATGGAAATG GGTTTCCGATATGTTGCATCTGGTCCTATGGTCCGGTCCTCATACAAAGCAGGCGAGTTTTATATCAAATCAATGATCGAAGCCGACCGAGCTGCATCTTCCTCACATTCCGAGCCAtag